The following is a genomic window from Candidatus Zixiibacteriota bacterium.
GTCCGACCCACAAGCCGGCCCGGAAGGCGACGGATGAACTCACGGCGGACAGCGAACAGCCCCAAGAGCGGTCCTCCAAATGATGGAGGATTGCCAAGGCATTGCCCCTCGCCCACGGCGATGTCGGCGTCCGCGTCGCCGGGCGGAGTCAACAACCCCAAAGAGATTGGGTGAAACACGGCCATCAACAGCGCACCCGTGGCGTGGGCGACGTCCGCCGCTTTGCGCCAATCGTCGATGCCGCCGAAATAGTTTGGCGATGGCATGATGATCGCCGCTGTTTGCTCTCCGACCAGTCGTTCCAGTGACGGGAAATCCGTGCAGCCGTCGGCCGCGATGGCGTCCTGGATCTTGGCATCCTGCGCCGCCAGGTATGTCTCCAAGACGGTGCGATAGCGGGGATTGAGCATCCCAGCCAGGACGATCCCCCGGCGTCCCGTCTGCGCCATTGCCAGCAGCGCACCCTCGGCCACGGCGGATGCGCCATCGTACATCGATGCTTGCGCGACATCCATCGCGGTCAGACGGCGGATCAACGACTGGAATTCATAGGTCGCCTGGAGCGTTCCCTGGGCCACCTCCGGCTGATAAGGCGTGTACGCCGTATAGAATTCGGATCGTGATCCCACATGGTCGACCGCGGCCGGGATGTGGTGGTCATAGACACCTCCGCCCAGAAACGACACAACCTCGGGCGCCACGGCATTACGGCGCGCCAGCGACTCGACGAGCTCCTGCACTTCGGCCTCGGACAATCCGGCCGGAATGTTGGCGGGGGTCTTCTGCCGGATCTCCGGCGGGATGGCGGCGATCAAATCCTCGAACTGCGCCCCGATGGTGCGCAACATTTCCCGGCGGGAGTCATCGGTGTGCGGACTATAGGACACGTGAGCGGACCTATCGGGGGGAAGAGTCAATGCTGCTCAAGCAACTCGCCGTATTCCTTCGGCGTCAGCAGGCGGTCGACCTCTTGCGGGTCCGACAACTTGATCTTGATCATCCAGCCGTCCCCGTAACAGTCCTGATTGATCAGACCGGCCTCGTCCGCCAGACGTGCGTTGATCGCCGACACGGCTCCCGAGACCGGAGCGAACAACTCTGCGACCGCCTTGACTGCTTCAATGGTGCCGAATGACTGCGCCGCCGCCACCCGCGTG
Proteins encoded in this region:
- the gcvPA gene encoding aminomethyl-transferring glycine dehydrogenase subunit GcvPA, translated to MSYSPHTDDSRREMLRTIGAQFEDLIAAIPPEIRQKTPANIPAGLSEAEVQELVESLARRNAVAPEVVSFLGGGVYDHHIPAAVDHVGSRSEFYTAYTPYQPEVAQGTLQATYEFQSLIRRLTAMDVAQASMYDGASAVAEGALLAMAQTGRRGIVLAGMLNPRYRTVLETYLAAQDAKIQDAIAADGCTDFPSLERLVGEQTAAIIMPSPNYFGGIDDWRKAADVAHATGALLMAVFHPISLGLLTPPGDADADIAVGEGQCLGNPPSFGGPLLGLFAVRREFIRRLPGRLVGRTVDANGRMAFVTTLQTREQHIRRDKATSNICTAQALLATRAAIYMSLLGRQGITALAQTCCERAHYLAEQIAGLDGFRVPFGRAFFNEFVIEAPVSSRVVLAQLRRQGILGGIDLAGRFPGFDRRILVCVTEKHSREKLDRYVRELSAATSGTGERSKAVPQGLSPSP
- the gcvH gene encoding glycine cleavage system protein GcvH translates to MIKDNLKYTKDHEWLLVEGDTGTVGVTDFAQAELGDVVYVELPSVGTRVAAAQSFGTIEAVKAVAELFAPVSGAVSAINARLADEAGLINQDCYGDGWMIKIKLSDPQEVDRLLTPKEYGELLEQH